A window of Thermococcus sp. MV5 contains these coding sequences:
- a CDS encoding HAD family hydrolase, translating to MLVLVDLDDTLCNTWEAARWSVLRLLPHLIKKRKFRALLYILTQRYKELEQSRELHLLDLDELVENFMERVYRKISEEDLKEMFELVDRTFFSNLKLYPDAIEFLKGLKAMSAKVVLITDSSSEWQRKKLEYLNLKDYFDSLIISGETGYSKLEPYNFILAKRRFPKESEIYVVGDRDDTDMRGGKEIGATTILVRRGYFKSLMPKHADYIVKDLKEALKVIKREHEKRT from the coding sequence ATGCTTGTACTTGTGGATTTGGATGACACCTTATGCAATACGTGGGAAGCTGCTAGATGGAGTGTCCTTCGCCTTTTACCCCATTTGATCAAAAAAAGAAAGTTCCGAGCCTTACTTTATATCCTCACACAACGTTATAAAGAACTAGAACAATCGAGAGAGCTACATCTGCTTGATTTAGATGAGTTAGTTGAAAACTTTATGGAAAGAGTCTATAGGAAAATTTCAGAAGAAGACTTAAAAGAGATGTTTGAATTAGTTGATAGGACATTCTTCTCAAATTTAAAACTCTATCCTGATGCAATCGAGTTCTTAAAGGGATTAAAAGCGATGAGTGCGAAGGTAGTTCTAATAACCGATTCCTCATCTGAATGGCAAAGAAAAAAGCTTGAATACTTAAACCTAAAAGATTATTTTGATTCACTTATAATAAGTGGAGAAACCGGTTACAGCAAACTTGAGCCATATAACTTTATATTGGCAAAAAGAAGATTCCCCAAAGAGAGTGAGATATACGTAGTGGGAGACAGGGACGATACCGATATGAGAGGAGGGAAAGAGATAGGAGCAACGACAATTCTAGTTAGAAGGGGTTATTTCAAGTCTCTTATGCCAAAACACGCTGATTATATAGTAAAAGACCTTAAAGAGGCCTTAAAGGTGATAAAACGTGAGCATGAAAAGCGAACTTAA
- a CDS encoding TIGR00269 family protein has product MRCKFCGNKAYIKIHYPKMYLCVNHFIEYFERKVKRTIERYKLLKPAERILVVISGGKDSVVTAHILKKLGYNIECLHINLGIGEYSRKSEEYVKRQCELIDAPLHIVRVKEILGAGIGEVRTRRPTCSYCGLTKRYIFNKFAYDNGFNVIATGHNLDDEASFIFSNLMNWNTEYLAKQGPLLLGEGVFVKKVKPLYELTEREVVAYALAVGIEYLIEECPHARGATTIEYKEILNQMEEKRPGTKISFVKGYLRKKSLFGQELEKAELRACEVCGMPAQGEKCSFCRFWRLNEPVNFKI; this is encoded by the coding sequence ATGAGATGTAAATTTTGTGGGAACAAGGCTTACATAAAGATTCACTATCCCAAAATGTATCTTTGTGTTAATCACTTTATCGAATACTTTGAGAGAAAAGTTAAACGAACTATTGAAAGATATAAACTCCTCAAACCTGCCGAGAGAATCCTTGTGGTTATCAGTGGCGGTAAAGATTCAGTGGTAACTGCTCATATTCTCAAGAAACTCGGTTATAACATTGAATGTCTCCATATAAATCTTGGCATAGGAGAATACTCCAGGAAAAGTGAAGAATATGTAAAAAGACAATGCGAACTAATAGATGCTCCTCTGCATATAGTCAGAGTCAAAGAGATTTTAGGCGCTGGTATTGGAGAAGTCAGAACAAGAAGGCCTACGTGTTCTTATTGTGGACTGACAAAAAGGTATATCTTTAATAAGTTTGCTTATGACAATGGGTTTAACGTAATAGCTACCGGTCACAATTTGGATGATGAAGCGAGTTTTATCTTCTCAAACTTGATGAATTGGAATACAGAGTATCTAGCCAAACAAGGTCCTCTCTTACTAGGTGAAGGAGTTTTTGTGAAAAAGGTCAAACCTCTTTATGAACTTACAGAAAGAGAAGTTGTTGCATATGCTTTGGCCGTGGGAATAGAGTATCTTATTGAGGAATGTCCTCATGCAAGAGGTGCGACAACAATAGAATATAAGGAGATTTTGAACCAAATGGAGGAAAAAAGACCTGGAACAAAGATAAGCTTTGTAAAAGGGTATCTAAGGAAAAAATCTCTCTTCGGTCAAGAATTAGAAAAAGCTGAGCTACGTGCCTGTGAGGTTTGTGGAATGCCCGCCCAAGGAGAAAAATGCTCTTTTTGTAGGTTCTGGCGCTTGAATGAGCCTGTGAATTTTAAGATTTAA
- a CDS encoding cation:proton antiporter yields the protein MEYILDLSILLVLAKTLEWLFEKKEIHPIIAHILTGMVLGPFFLNVVIPSEPLKVLSEFGLLMMMLYMGLTSNFSSISSNKSKAIFVAGLGVVFSFIFGFLTVYLFGKGLAAAIFVGVTLGNTAIEVTSGVILKSRVRKEISSILMGAAFADDIMAVYLIGIITAMTKGELALFPLGILTIKIAIFIIVVLLISEYVFKRSVRFYSILRNLNIFFTFTIILTFLLAIVAERVGLHQIIGAYLAGLTISRLRERKDPLVLSKIKLNELIGDLQVVLTEFFIPLFFIYVGLMFNPPLNEFNIALVFILYLAAVAGKFLGCGLGMKFFKFDWKSAALVGIGMGGRGSLELAILKFGIEEGLIDQGIFAAVVIVSMLTAVTTPQFFKLYLNHIREE from the coding sequence GTGGAGTATATTCTTGACCTTTCTATACTTCTCGTGCTTGCAAAGACATTAGAGTGGCTTTTTGAGAAAAAAGAAATCCATCCAATAATTGCACATATACTCACTGGAATGGTGCTTGGTCCATTTTTTCTTAATGTAGTCATACCATCTGAACCATTAAAGGTTCTCTCTGAATTTGGCCTCTTAATGATGATGCTTTACATGGGACTTACAAGCAATTTCTCTTCTATATCATCCAACAAGAGCAAGGCAATTTTTGTTGCGGGTCTAGGGGTGGTGTTCTCATTTATATTTGGATTTTTGACAGTTTATCTCTTTGGTAAAGGTTTAGCGGCAGCGATATTTGTAGGAGTAACTCTTGGGAATACTGCAATAGAGGTGACAAGTGGAGTAATTTTAAAGTCACGGGTTAGAAAGGAAATTTCGTCTATATTAATGGGAGCTGCATTTGCGGACGACATTATGGCTGTTTATTTGATAGGTATAATCACTGCAATGACAAAAGGGGAACTAGCACTTTTTCCTCTTGGAATACTGACGATCAAAATTGCAATTTTTATAATTGTAGTGCTTCTGATTTCTGAGTATGTCTTCAAACGTTCTGTAAGATTCTACAGTATTCTAAGGAACCTTAACATATTCTTCACTTTTACGATAATTCTCACTTTCCTTTTAGCAATAGTTGCAGAGAGAGTTGGCCTACACCAGATAATTGGGGCATATCTTGCCGGATTAACAATTAGTAGACTCAGAGAGAGAAAAGATCCTCTTGTACTAAGTAAAATAAAGCTTAATGAACTCATTGGAGATCTTCAAGTAGTTCTCACGGAATTCTTCATTCCGTTGTTTTTTATATATGTGGGGTTAATGTTTAATCCTCCTCTAAATGAGTTCAACATAGCATTAGTATTCATTCTTTATTTAGCAGCCGTTGCAGGAAAGTTTTTGGGATGTGGTCTTGGAATGAAATTCTTCAAGTTCGATTGGAAATCAGCAGCGCTAGTCGGTATTGGAATGGGAGGGCGAGGTAGCCTAGAGCTTGCCATTTTAAAGTTTGGTATTGAGGAAGGTTTAATAGATCAGGGAATCTTTGCAGCTGTGGTCATAGTTTCAATGCTCACGGCTGTAACGACACCTCAGTTTTTTAAGCTTTACCTAAACCACATTCGGGAGGAATAA
- a CDS encoding diacylglycerol/polyprenol kinase family protein has translation MSMKSELKRKTLHLTGLSVPLLYLLLGQKVTIGFVATALIVFIILEPFRIVEELRDKVKRKLGLYVREEVIALVEKELEAISREHEKYSIGAHIYFTVGALIIVCFFPKDIAIGAITVATLGDAIAAIIGKPFGKHRFKNGKSVEGSLAYFVTAFLILFVLIDLPHALIGALAGMLAEFYELPPDDNFSNQIAVAIAIYAFRRIFF, from the coding sequence GTGAGCATGAAAAGCGAACTTAAAAGAAAGACACTTCACCTAACGGGGTTGAGTGTTCCGCTACTTTACCTTCTCCTTGGCCAAAAAGTAACAATAGGATTCGTTGCCACAGCTTTAATCGTTTTCATAATATTAGAACCCTTTAGAATAGTTGAAGAGTTGAGAGACAAAGTGAAAAGAAAACTAGGCCTCTACGTAAGGGAAGAAGTTATAGCCCTAGTGGAAAAAGAGCTAGAAGCAATATCTCGAGAACATGAAAAGTATTCCATTGGAGCCCATATATACTTTACAGTTGGAGCACTAATAATAGTGTGCTTTTTTCCAAAAGATATTGCTATCGGTGCTATAACAGTTGCAACTTTGGGAGATGCCATAGCTGCGATAATAGGAAAGCCTTTTGGAAAACATAGATTTAAGAATGGCAAAAGTGTCGAAGGTAGTTTGGCGTACTTTGTAACTGCGTTTCTAATACTTTTCGTGTTGATAGATTTACCACATGCCCTCATCGGGGCCTTAGCCGGAATGTTGGCAGAATTCTATGAGTTACCCCCCGATGATAATTTCTCTAATCAAATAGCAGTAGCCATCGCAATATACGCATTCAGAAGAATATTCTTTTAA
- the mfnA gene encoding tyrosine decarboxylase MfnA: MMPKEGISEEEIFAELEKRLKVDLSFNSGKILGSMCTYPHPLAQKIIQKYIDRNLGDPGLHRGSKKIEAEAVQMLGELLHLKRPYGNIVSGGTEANILAVRAFRNVSDVEEPELILPRSAHFSFLKAEDLLKVKLVWAELNDDYSVNVKDVEAKITDNTIGIVGIAGTTGLGVVDDIPSLSDIAIDYGIPLHVDAAFGGFVIPFAKALGYDLPDFDFKLKGVQSVTIDPHKMGMAPIPAGGIIFREKEYMDAINVLAPYLAGGEIFQATITGTRPGANAIAVWALLKHLGFEGYKRIVKEAMENAEWFANRIKALGGVYLIRNPMLNIVSFGSKKLKKIEAELKARGWGISAHRGYIRIVMMPHVKREHLLNFLEDLKEILSSI, translated from the coding sequence ATGATGCCAAAAGAAGGTATAAGTGAAGAGGAGATTTTTGCTGAACTTGAAAAAAGGCTTAAAGTCGACTTATCTTTTAATTCAGGTAAAATCCTTGGATCAATGTGTACTTATCCTCATCCGCTGGCTCAAAAGATAATTCAAAAATATATAGATAGAAACTTGGGAGATCCGGGACTGCACAGGGGGAGCAAAAAAATTGAAGCAGAAGCTGTTCAGATGCTTGGAGAGCTTTTACACCTAAAGAGGCCCTATGGGAATATAGTTAGTGGTGGTACAGAGGCAAACATCTTAGCTGTAAGAGCTTTTAGGAATGTCTCGGATGTTGAAGAACCAGAGCTTATCCTGCCCCGGAGTGCGCATTTTTCTTTTCTAAAGGCAGAGGATTTGTTAAAGGTAAAACTTGTTTGGGCAGAACTCAATGATGATTATTCTGTCAATGTAAAAGATGTAGAGGCTAAAATAACAGACAATACAATAGGAATAGTGGGGATAGCAGGAACAACGGGATTAGGAGTTGTTGATGATATCCCCTCACTTTCTGATATAGCAATAGATTATGGAATCCCTCTTCATGTTGATGCTGCATTTGGAGGATTTGTAATTCCATTTGCAAAGGCTTTAGGTTATGATCTGCCGGACTTTGACTTTAAGCTTAAGGGAGTTCAAAGTGTCACAATAGACCCGCATAAAATGGGAATGGCGCCGATTCCTGCGGGTGGGATAATATTTAGAGAAAAGGAATACATGGACGCGATTAATGTCTTAGCCCCTTATTTGGCAGGAGGTGAAATATTCCAAGCCACAATAACAGGTACAAGGCCTGGGGCAAATGCGATAGCGGTTTGGGCTCTTCTTAAACATCTTGGATTTGAAGGTTATAAAAGAATTGTCAAAGAAGCTATGGAGAATGCTGAATGGTTTGCGAACCGAATAAAAGCTTTGGGTGGTGTTTATTTAATAAGGAACCCCATGCTTAACATAGTATCTTTTGGTTCAAAGAAGCTCAAGAAAATCGAAGCAGAACTTAAAGCGAGAGGCTGGGGGATAAGTGCTCACAGAGGATATATAAGAATAGTCATGATGCCACATGTGAAGAGGGAACACTTATTGAATTTTTTGGAAGATTTAAAAGAAATCTTATCTTCTATCTAA
- the jtg gene encoding 4-alpha-glucanotransferase, which produces MEKINFIFGIHNHQPLGNFGWVFEEAYNHSYRPFMEILEEFPMMKVNAHFSGPLLEWIEENKPDYIDLLKSLVKNGQLEIVVAGFYEPVLAAIPKEDRIAQVELLKEYARKLGYEAKGVWLTERVWQPELVKSLKETGIEYVVVDDYHFMSAGLSKEELFWPYYTEDGGEVIAVFPIDEKLRYLIPFRPVEKTIEYLETLVDSDPSKVAVFHDDGEKFGVWPGTYEWVYEKGWLRNFFDAITSNEKINLLTYTEYLEMFTPRGLVYLPIASYFEMSEWSLPAKQAKLFVEFVKDLKKEGKFEKYRVFVRGGIWKNFFFKYPESNFMHKRMLMISKAVRNNPEARRYILRAQCNDAYWHGIFGGVYLPHLRRTIWENIIKAQSYLRPENKVVDVDFDGRKEVMLENESFIATIKPHYGGSIFELSSKRKAVNYNDVIPRRWEHYHEVPDAATPEEESGEGVASIHEFGKAIPEEIKRELAYDWQLRGILQDHFIGVNESLDRYRLVRYHELGDFVNQAYDFKINENSIMLWRNGGIYVERKIPVRIEKNIELTKEGFLAHYRVSLETPYEALFGVELNLAVHSIMEKPEEFETSEFEVNDPYGIGRVRIDLDRKGKVWKFPIKTLSQSEAGWDFIQQGVSYTLLFPIEKELKFEIRFKEL; this is translated from the coding sequence ATGGAAAAAATCAACTTCATATTTGGCATTCACAACCATCAGCCTCTTGGAAACTTTGGCTGGGTTTTTGAAGAGGCTTATAACCACTCTTATCGACCATTTATGGAAATTCTTGAAGAATTTCCAATGATGAAAGTAAATGCCCACTTTAGTGGCCCTCTTTTGGAGTGGATTGAGGAAAATAAACCTGATTACATTGATCTTTTAAAATCTCTTGTAAAAAACGGCCAGCTTGAAATAGTAGTTGCAGGATTTTACGAACCTGTACTCGCAGCTATTCCAAAAGAAGATAGAATAGCCCAAGTAGAATTGCTTAAAGAGTATGCAAGAAAACTTGGATATGAGGCGAAAGGAGTATGGCTTACCGAAAGAGTATGGCAGCCAGAACTCGTAAAATCTCTTAAAGAAACAGGAATTGAATATGTAGTGGTTGATGACTATCACTTTATGAGTGCTGGATTAAGCAAGGAAGAGCTCTTCTGGCCATATTATACCGAAGACGGGGGAGAAGTGATAGCAGTCTTTCCAATAGATGAAAAACTTAGATACCTGATTCCTTTCCGACCTGTAGAAAAAACCATTGAATACTTGGAAACCCTCGTAGACAGCGATCCATCTAAAGTCGCAGTCTTCCATGATGATGGGGAGAAATTCGGCGTTTGGCCTGGAACCTATGAATGGGTCTACGAGAAAGGATGGTTGAGAAACTTCTTTGACGCTATTACAAGCAATGAAAAGATTAATCTACTAACGTATACTGAGTATCTAGAAATGTTCACTCCCCGTGGGTTGGTTTATCTTCCAATAGCATCATACTTTGAGATGAGCGAATGGAGTTTACCAGCTAAACAAGCAAAATTATTTGTAGAGTTCGTTAAAGATTTGAAAAAAGAAGGAAAATTTGAAAAATACCGTGTCTTCGTAAGAGGAGGGATATGGAAGAACTTCTTCTTCAAATATCCAGAGAGTAACTTCATGCACAAAAGAATGCTTATGATAAGCAAAGCTGTTAGAAACAACCCAGAGGCAAGACGCTATATTCTAAGGGCCCAATGTAACGATGCATACTGGCACGGGATTTTTGGAGGGGTTTATCTCCCCCACTTAAGAAGAACTATATGGGAAAACATCATAAAAGCCCAAAGTTATCTAAGACCAGAAAACAAAGTCGTTGATGTTGACTTTGATGGGAGAAAAGAAGTTATGCTTGAAAATGAAAGCTTCATTGCTACAATAAAGCCCCATTATGGCGGGAGCATATTTGAATTAAGCTCGAAACGAAAGGCCGTGAACTACAACGATGTAATCCCAAGAAGGTGGGAGCATTATCACGAAGTACCAGATGCAGCAACTCCAGAAGAAGAGAGCGGCGAAGGTGTAGCAAGCATCCATGAGTTCGGGAAAGCAATTCCAGAGGAGATAAAACGCGAACTGGCATATGACTGGCAACTCAGGGGTATTCTTCAGGATCATTTCATTGGAGTCAATGAAAGTTTAGACCGGTATAGACTCGTCAGATATCACGAGCTTGGAGATTTTGTTAACCAAGCCTATGACTTTAAGATTAACGAAAACTCCATCATGCTCTGGCGCAATGGGGGAATATACGTAGAGAGAAAGATACCAGTAAGGATTGAGAAAAACATTGAACTCACCAAAGAAGGTTTTCTCGCCCACTACAGAGTCAGCTTAGAAACTCCGTATGAAGCACTCTTTGGAGTTGAGCTAAACCTTGCAGTCCATAGCATTATGGAAAAGCCAGAAGAATTTGAAACAAGTGAATTTGAAGTAAACGACCCATACGGAATCGGTAGAGTAAGAATAGACTTAGATAGGAAAGGCAAGGTGTGGAAGTTTCCAATAAAAACACTTTCACAAAGTGAAGCTGGATGGGACTTTATACAGCAGGGGGTTAGCTATACTCTGCTTTTCCCAATTGAAAAGGAGCTCAAGTTTGAGATAAGATTTAAAGAACTTTGA
- a CDS encoding M1 family aminopeptidase, protein MVIVMKKTMLLPMILIITLFFCTLIVNNANPKSVLIMENITQEIIFQKIEKEKLDELYQENKLSTLNASYHYILNISIEDERVSIVGIERVTFPLTYPALYSILLEDFKQVNRIIVYNASVTYRAFKDKEGRLILLNITPKTENVTVEVHFKVSYNPFREKPKSYLDYHLNQDSLHIYIPKRYFTILNNLKGNGERIKVDINYPKNYILVILDQPSKTEFWRFRPLLYNGSFEKENLNDFYLIFGKWNFYKRSIKVGNRTVRVIALTNEGEWVLESIKSILRFYSEVFMPYPKAQYFYIQIKHPMSKYRGHGLDGGIIATQLYTPLIAHETAHNWFGLYANIYPIHEGIATYADLLYENNLTKYDEIERMCLSLTDTIPIAEIKDNTGENMVTLYYKNAFVFRSLQFVLGDEVFFKGMRNLLEYCHLNNCVQDTVTSLKQIQRIFEEVSNQSLEWFFSEWFYKTGYPHFEVSNAILEKKDGIYLLTLQIVETNGFKMPLEVKVVDSQGKSYLKRIFVNKSAILTFELENKPETVIIDPNEWMINGGGSGAWRGRSSYEINDIRIETN, encoded by the coding sequence ATGGTGATAGTTATGAAAAAGACCATGCTCTTGCCCATGATACTCATCATAACACTCTTCTTCTGTACTCTTATTGTAAACAATGCAAATCCAAAAAGTGTTCTAATAATGGAAAACATTACTCAGGAGATAATTTTTCAAAAAATAGAAAAAGAAAAATTGGATGAACTTTATCAAGAAAATAAGCTTTCCACACTCAATGCTTCTTATCATTATATCTTAAATATCAGTATAGAGGATGAACGTGTATCGATTGTAGGAATTGAAAGGGTTACTTTTCCCTTGACATATCCTGCTTTATATTCAATACTCCTTGAAGATTTCAAGCAGGTTAATAGGATTATAGTGTATAATGCATCAGTTACATACAGAGCATTCAAAGACAAAGAAGGCAGACTGATCTTGCTCAATATAACCCCAAAAACTGAAAATGTGACTGTTGAAGTTCATTTTAAAGTGAGTTATAATCCTTTTCGTGAAAAGCCAAAAAGTTATCTAGATTATCACTTAAATCAGGATTCTCTGCATATTTATATCCCAAAAAGATACTTTACTATCTTGAATAACTTAAAGGGTAATGGAGAGAGAATTAAGGTCGATATTAACTATCCAAAAAATTATATTCTTGTTATACTGGATCAGCCATCTAAGACAGAATTCTGGAGATTCAGACCTCTACTCTATAATGGAAGTTTTGAAAAAGAGAATCTAAATGATTTTTATTTAATTTTTGGAAAGTGGAATTTTTATAAGAGGAGCATAAAAGTTGGAAATAGAACCGTTAGAGTAATAGCTCTTACAAATGAAGGTGAATGGGTTTTAGAAAGTATTAAAAGCATCTTACGCTTTTATTCGGAAGTGTTTATGCCTTATCCTAAGGCCCAATACTTTTATATACAGATCAAGCATCCAATGAGCAAATACAGAGGTCATGGATTAGATGGAGGAATAATAGCAACCCAGTTATATACTCCATTGATTGCCCATGAGACTGCACATAATTGGTTTGGTCTCTATGCTAACATTTATCCAATACATGAGGGTATAGCCACTTATGCGGATCTGCTTTATGAGAACAATTTGACTAAATATGATGAGATTGAAAGAATGTGTTTGAGCTTAACTGATACAATTCCGATCGCAGAAATTAAGGATAATACTGGCGAGAATATGGTAACCTTATATTATAAAAATGCTTTTGTTTTTCGTTCTTTGCAGTTTGTTTTGGGGGATGAAGTATTTTTCAAGGGGATGAGGAATTTGCTGGAGTATTGTCATTTGAATAATTGTGTCCAAGACACTGTGACAAGTTTAAAGCAAATTCAGAGGATTTTTGAGGAGGTTTCAAACCAAAGCTTGGAATGGTTCTTTAGTGAATGGTTTTATAAAACGGGTTATCCACATTTTGAAGTTTCTAATGCGATCTTAGAGAAAAAAGATGGCATATATCTCTTAACTCTCCAAATAGTGGAAACAAATGGATTTAAAATGCCATTAGAAGTGAAGGTTGTTGACTCCCAAGGAAAAAGTTATTTGAAGAGAATATTTGTCAATAAAAGTGCGATTTTAACATTTGAACTCGAGAACAAGCCTGAAACAGTCATAATTGACCCTAATGAATGGATGATAAATGGAGGAGGAAGTGGAGCATGGAGAGGCAGGAGCAGTTATGAGATTAATGACATAAGAATTGAAACAAATTAA
- a CDS encoding DUF131 domain-containing protein, translating into MRGELLVLAGMGLIFIGFMLIFIGTLISASSGETEVEGGGVIMIGPIPIVFGTSRGATFAMILAILLMILWIIGALLSRRV; encoded by the coding sequence ATGAGAGGCGAATTGTTAGTGTTGGCGGGAATGGGATTGATATTTATAGGGTTCATGTTGATTTTTATAGGCACTCTAATAAGTGCCTCAAGTGGAGAGACTGAAGTAGAAGGAGGAGGGGTTATAATGATAGGCCCTATCCCCATAGTATTTGGAACCAGTAGAGGGGCCACTTTTGCGATGATATTAGCTATTCTATTAATGATTCTCTGGATAATTGGAGCTTTGCTCAGCAGGAGGGTGTGA
- a CDS encoding bifunctional hydroxymethylpyrimidine kinase/phosphomethylpyrimidine kinase yields MIRKALTIAGSDSGGGAGIEADLKTFSAFGVHGLVAITSVTAQNTQEVRAIYDISPEVVVKQIEAVAEDIGVDAAKTGMLSNSEIIKAVAKTVKKYNFPLVVDPVMIAKSGAPLLREDAMEALIKEIIPLASLVTPNRPEAEKLSGLQIKNCDDAKKAAKIIVEELGARAAIVKGGHLGLNEAVDILYANGEFREYRAPFVEGCTHGTGCSFSAAIAANLAKGKFLEEAVEIAKRFITMGIYYGARIGHGHCPVNQNAWIEIPAEKWRVYDTLNRALKELISIENLHKYVPEVGMNFVYALPKLYAKDREDVAGVKGRIVKFGNAIKPVGWIEFGASDHLARAILAFMDVFPEVRSVLNIKYNEGLIAKAQKLGFKISFYDRREEPKEIKAREGGTIPWGVRTAIERLRDKPDLIYHLGDWGKEAMILIFGETPKVVLAKLKRLIEETKSGELKKHVSAGEGKPNTHGSKD; encoded by the coding sequence GTGATTAGAAAGGCCCTAACTATAGCAGGAAGTGATAGTGGAGGGGGAGCAGGAATAGAGGCAGATTTAAAAACTTTCTCTGCCTTTGGAGTTCATGGGCTTGTAGCAATAACCTCTGTAACCGCTCAAAACACACAAGAAGTTAGAGCAATTTATGACATCTCACCAGAAGTTGTGGTAAAACAAATTGAAGCTGTTGCAGAGGATATAGGTGTTGATGCTGCAAAAACTGGAATGCTAAGCAATTCAGAGATCATAAAAGCTGTGGCAAAAACCGTGAAGAAGTACAACTTTCCTCTAGTGGTTGACCCCGTGATGATAGCAAAAAGTGGGGCTCCTCTTCTAAGAGAAGATGCCATGGAAGCATTGATTAAAGAAATAATCCCATTAGCTTCGCTTGTCACACCAAACAGGCCAGAAGCAGAAAAATTGAGCGGGCTCCAAATAAAAAATTGTGATGATGCCAAAAAAGCCGCAAAGATAATTGTAGAAGAACTTGGAGCTAGAGCAGCAATTGTAAAAGGTGGCCATTTAGGATTAAATGAAGCAGTGGATATCTTATATGCCAACGGAGAGTTTAGAGAATACCGTGCACCTTTTGTTGAAGGCTGCACTCATGGTACAGGATGCTCGTTTTCTGCAGCGATTGCTGCAAATCTTGCAAAAGGAAAGTTCCTAGAAGAAGCTGTGGAAATAGCAAAGAGGTTTATAACAATGGGCATTTATTATGGTGCAAGGATTGGGCACGGCCACTGCCCTGTGAACCAAAATGCATGGATTGAAATCCCAGCTGAGAAATGGAGAGTGTATGATACATTAAATAGAGCTCTCAAAGAGCTTATATCAATAGAAAACCTTCACAAATATGTCCCCGAAGTAGGAATGAACTTTGTTTACGCACTTCCAAAGCTTTATGCAAAAGACCGAGAAGACGTTGCCGGAGTTAAGGGGAGAATCGTAAAGTTTGGAAACGCTATAAAGCCAGTGGGTTGGATAGAATTTGGCGCTTCTGATCACCTTGCGAGAGCAATATTGGCCTTTATGGATGTTTTCCCAGAAGTTAGGAGTGTTCTCAACATAAAGTACAACGAAGGGCTAATTGCCAAAGCACAGAAACTCGGATTTAAAATATCCTTCTACGATAGAAGAGAAGAACCCAAGGAAATAAAAGCAAGAGAAGGCGGGACTATCCCATGGGGTGTAAGAACAGCAATCGAGAGATTAAGAGACAAGCCTGATTTGATATACCACCTTGGAGACTGGGGCAAAGAAGCAATGATCCTGATATTTGGAGAAACCCCTAAAGTAGTATTAGCAAAGCTCAAAAGACTTATAGAAGAAACGAAGAGTGGTGAACTTAAAAAACATGTCTCAGCAGGAGAAGGCAAACCCAATACTCATGGATCTAAAGACTAG